From a single Solanum dulcamara chromosome 4, daSolDulc1.2, whole genome shotgun sequence genomic region:
- the LOC129885297 gene encoding V-type proton ATPase subunit B 2: MGSAPNNIEMEEGTLEVGMEYRTVSGVAGPLVILDKVKGPKYQEIVNIRLGDGTTRRGQVLEVDGEKAVVQVFEGTSGIDNKYTTVQFTGEVLKTPVSLDMLGRIFNGSGKPIDNGPPILPEAYRDISGSSINPSERTYPEEMIQTGISTVDVMNSIARGQKIPLFSAAGLPHNEIAAQICRQAGLVKRLEKSDNLLEGGEEDNFAIVFAAMGVNMETAQFFKRDFEENGSMERVTLFLNLANDPTIERIITPRIALTTAEYLAYECGKHVLVILTDMSSYADALREVSAAREEVPGRRGYPGYMYTDLATIYERAGRIEGRTGSITQIPILTMPNDDITHPTPDLTGYITEGQIYIDRQLHNRQIYPPINVLPSLSRLMKSAIGEGMTRRDHSDVSNQLYANYAIGKDVQAMKAVVGEEALSSEDLLYLEFLDKFERKFVSQGAYDTRNIFQSLDLAWTLLRIFPRELLHRIPAKTLDQYYSRDASN; the protein is encoded by the exons ATGGGTTCTGCACCAAACAATATTGAGATGGAGGAGGGAACCCTGGAGGTTGGAATGG AATATAGAACTGTCTCAGGTGTTGCTGGACCACTGGTCATCCTAGACAAAGTGAAG GGACCCAAGTACCAGGAGATTGTTAACATTCGTTTAGGAGATGGAACTACCCGGCGTGGACAAGTTCTGGAAGTTGATGGTGAAAAAGCAGTTGTCCAG GTTTTTGAAGGAACATCTGGAATTGACAACAAATACACAACTGTGCAGTTTACTGGAGAG GTCTTAAAGACACCTGTGTCTTTGGATATGCTTGGACGCATCTTTAATGGTTCTGGCAAACCAATTGACAATGGTCCTCCTATTTTACCTGAGGCTTACAGGGATATTTCAG GAAGTTCTATCAACCCTAGTGAGAGAACATATCCTGAAGAAATGATACAGACAGGAATTTCCACAGTAGACGTCATGAATTCAATTGCTAGAGGGCAGAAGATTCCTCTTTTCTCTGCTGCTGGTCTTCCTCATAATGAAATTGCCGCCCAGATCTGTCGTCAGGCTGGACTGGTGAAGAGGTTGGAAAAATCTGACAATCTTCTCGAG GGTGGTGAAGAGGACAATTTTGCCATAGTCTTTGCTGCTATGGGAGTCAACATGGAAACAGCACAGTTTTTCAAACGTGATTTTGAGGAAAATGGATCTATGGAGAGAGTAACACTTTTCTTAAACCTG GCCAATGATCCTACTATAGAGCGTATTATTACTCCCAGGATTGCTCTGACAACTGCAGAATATCTAGCATATGAATGTGGAAAGCATGTGCTTGTAATTTTAACTGATATGAGTTCGTATGCTGATGCTCTTCGTGAG GTATCTGCTGCCCGAGAAGAAGTGCCTGGAAGACGTGGATATCCTGGTTATATGTATACCGATCTGGCAACAATCTACGAACGAGCTGGACGTATTGAAGGCCGAACGGGCTCCATCACACAAATTCCAATTCTGACCATGCCCAATGATG ATATTACACATCCAACCCCAGATCTTACAGGTTATATCACTGAAGGACAAATATATATTGATCGACAGCTTCACAATCGACAG ATATACCCACCAATCAATGTGCTTCCATCCCTGTCTCGGTTGATGAAG AGTGCCATTGGTGAGGGTATGACTAGGAGGGATCATTCTGATGTATCCAACCAG cTGTATGCAAATTATGCTATTGGCAAGGATGTCCAGGCAATGAAAGCTGTGGTTGGAGAAGAAGCTTTATCTTCTGAGGACCTG CTTTATTTAGAGTTTCTTGACAAATTCGAGAGGAAGTTTGTTAGCCAAGGAGCATACGACACCCGCAACATATTCCAGTCGCTTGATTTAGCTTGGACACTCCTTCGTATCTTCCCTCGTGAGCTTCTCCACCGTATCCCTGCAAAGACCCTGGATCAGTATTACAGCCGTGATGCTTCTAATTGA
- the LOC129885296 gene encoding probable hexosyltransferase MUCI70: MDSNFLPSISLRASRRADRNHLQSRDGKGGLASGKSYQDSPMKIIWKRGFIRLVLVGGIIWGLLILTALLFHAWSCQSSIAFFSALCNKSSVIYGAIQSLGLVTPPHRCSIPVADDPNKIVIPKRRSPEKYVQSLSYIMEDFTETNGSQSPPLFGGHITWQQRDESFKVKPTMKVHCGFIRNGGAEMSQKDVKYVKKCRFIVASGIFDGYDTPHQPSNISSRSQKLFCFLMVVDEVSLEFIKKNVTVREDNEGGEWVGIWRLILLKHPPYDEPRRNGKVPKILTHRLFPQAQYSIWIDGKMELIVDPLLLLERYLWREKHTFAIAQHKHHRNVYEEADANKRRKRYARPLIDLHMKIYRYEGMEPWNPKKSTPSDIPEGAVIIREHTALSNLFSCLWFNEVHLFTPRDQLSFGYVVYRLGGLFKFFMFPNCEYNSIFILHNHTREHSSKVEWVKSLDEFKKDKTGGLKESRGGLGLWTPYPGDLDSVVLPSVKRTSKAG; this comes from the exons ATGGACAGCAATTTCTTGCCGTCCATTTCTTTAAGAGCTAGCCGAAGGGCAGACCGTAACCATCTTCAATCCAGAG ATGGTAAGGGAGGCCTTGCAAGTGGGAAGTCATACCAAGACTCCCCTATGAAGATTATATGGAAAAGGGGTTTCATTCGGTTGGTTCTTGTGGGCGGAATTATTTGGGGTCTGCTCATTCTAACCGCATTGTTATTTCATGCTTGGTCTTGCCAGTCGTCTATTGCTTTCTTTTCAG CCCTTTGTAACAAAAGCAGTGTAATTTATGGAGCAATACAGAGCCTGGGACTCGTGACGCCTCCACATC GTTGTTCTATTCCTGTAGCAGATGACCCAAATAAGATTGTCATTCCAAAAAGGAGATCTCCGGAAAAATATGTGCAGTCACTTTCTTACATTATGGAGGATTTTACAGAAACCAATGGATCTCAGTCACCACCTCTATTTGGAGGACATATAACATGGCAACAGAGAGATGAGAGCTTTAAAGTAAAACCAACCATGAAG GTGCACTGTGGATTTATACGAAATGGTGGTGCAGAAATGTCTCAGAAAGACGTCAAATATGTCAAGAAGTGTCGGTTTATTGTTGCCTCTGGTATTTTTGATGGATATGATACACCTCACCAGCCATCAAATATAAGTTCACGTTCGCAGAAGCTCTTTTGCTTTCTTATGGTTGTCGATGAAGTAtctcttgagttcatcaagaAAAATGTTACTGTTAGAGAGGACAACGAAGGGGGAGAATGGGTTGGTATCTGGCGTTTGATTCTATTGAAGCATCCTCCATATGATGAGCCCAGAAGGAATGGAAAAGTTCCCAAAATATTAACCCACAGATTATTTCCTCAAGCACAGTACAGTATCTGGATTGATGGTAAAATGGAGCTGATAGTTGACCCATTGCTATTACTTGAAAG ATACTTGTGGCGCGAGAAGCATACATTTGCAATTGCTCAGCACAAGCATCACCGCAATGTGTACGAAGAGGCTGATGCAAACAAAAGGAGAAAACGATATGCTCGTCCGTTGATTGATCTTCATATGAAGATATATCGCTATGAGGGAATGGAACCATGGAATCCAAAGAAAAGTACTCCTAGTG ATATTCCAGAAGGAGCTGTTATCATACGAGAACATACTGCACTGAGTAACTTGTTTAGTTGCTTGTGGTTCAATGAAGTTCACCTCTTCACACCGAGAGATCAGCTGAGCTTTGGATATGTTGTCTATAGGTTAGGAGGCCTGTTCAAATTTTTTATGTTCCCTAATTGTGAGTATAATTCCATCTTTATTTTGCACAATCATACCCGCGAACATTCATCCAAAGTAGAGTGGGTAAAATCTTTGGATGAATTTAAGAAAGATAAAACCGGTGGTTTGAAAGAGAGTAGGGGAGGATTAGGCTTGTGGACTCCTTACCCTGGGGATCTTGATTCGGTTGTGTTACCATCTGTAAAGAGAACTTCAAAAGCTGGATGA